A stretch of Paludisphaera borealis DNA encodes these proteins:
- a CDS encoding serine/threonine-protein kinase: MNAVRGVGDWIGDRFEIFAVHEGGMSLVYVVNDHLGHGEQSVVALKTLKDELLGHRVRRSRFATECRLWVQLGQHKNIVQAHAVEIFGFKPYVMIELVRGGDLSAWIGTPKLDLPQALRFGIQFCNGMEHALRQGLHCHRDVKPGNLLVTQSGVLKITDFGLARVCEEMIAVRSELPDGSIPLDDRVQPPQRIVWSDSRDQTVRPIGSGPASSSLASRPSRDAPPVPTTVDKETSEEESPATQGGEIARLTHTGAKLGTGAYMAPEQFRDPASVDVRADIYAFGVVLYEMLTGELPFKGKSLAALDRQHSSQPSPSAASAVPRPYKRLAGDVDAVIQRCLMKDPGRRYPTILDLRAALRDVYGRVTGK; encoded by the coding sequence ATGAACGCCGTCCGAGGCGTGGGCGACTGGATCGGCGATCGGTTCGAGATTTTCGCCGTCCACGAGGGGGGCATGAGCCTCGTCTACGTGGTCAACGACCATCTCGGCCACGGCGAGCAGTCGGTCGTCGCGCTCAAGACGCTCAAGGACGAGTTGCTCGGCCATCGCGTGCGACGGTCGCGGTTCGCCACCGAATGCCGCCTCTGGGTGCAGCTCGGCCAGCACAAGAACATCGTCCAGGCGCACGCGGTGGAGATCTTCGGGTTCAAGCCGTACGTGATGATCGAGCTGGTCCGAGGAGGCGACCTGTCCGCCTGGATCGGCACGCCGAAGCTCGATCTGCCGCAGGCGCTTCGGTTCGGAATCCAGTTCTGCAACGGCATGGAGCACGCGTTGCGGCAGGGCCTGCACTGCCACCGCGACGTCAAGCCGGGCAACCTTCTGGTCACCCAGTCGGGCGTTCTCAAGATCACCGATTTCGGCCTGGCCCGGGTCTGCGAGGAGATGATCGCCGTCCGCTCCGAGCTGCCCGACGGCTCGATCCCGCTCGACGATCGCGTGCAGCCGCCGCAGCGCATCGTCTGGAGCGATTCGCGCGACCAGACGGTGAGACCGATCGGCTCGGGCCCGGCTTCGTCCTCCCTCGCGTCGAGACCGTCGCGCGACGCGCCGCCCGTGCCGACGACGGTCGACAAAGAGACCTCGGAGGAGGAGTCGCCCGCGACGCAGGGCGGCGAGATCGCGCGTCTGACCCACACCGGCGCCAAGCTCGGGACGGGCGCTTATATGGCCCCCGAGCAGTTCCGCGACCCGGCTTCGGTCGACGTTCGCGCTGATATTTATGCGTTCGGGGTCGTCCTTTACGAGATGCTCACCGGCGAACTCCCCTTCAAGGGGAAGTCGCTGGCGGCGCTCGACCGCCAGCATTCGTCGCAGCCGTCCCCGTCGGCGGCCTCGGCGGTCCCTCGCCCGTACAAGCGGCTGGCCGGCGACGTCGACGCGGTGATCCAGCGCTGCCTGATGAAAGACCCCGGCCGGCGCTATCCGACCATCCTCGACCTCCGCGCCGCGCTCCGCGACGTGTACGGTCGGGTCACGGGCAAGTGA
- a CDS encoding Mur ligase family protein: MARWFVDRLPQRGIPSVSLRRLLPEAQFVGCPDWEVSGCTDDHRRLDPGQVFVAVRAPRYDGHGFVREALDRGAAGVVVEQPCPEAGRLQVVVNDARAAHARICHALAGDPSERLITLGVTGTYGKTVTSLMVRSILKAAGLRCGLVGGNGWSDGATTRPLGGSLDHVGPNTAERGARPGFWPGGAAGLASILSYMVDQECEAGVIEVAADAIDSRCFEGVSFQAAVATDLTLPLGFPTEVSLRKRRAKAKLFRKIAPGGAAVVNDDDPNAEILGALNLDARRVSFGVKRPGQVDVSAAIERIDSSGSRFILQGFDRAVPINLQLVGERHISHALAAAALAWSLHIDRDAVVAGLENLANVAGHLEAVDEGQDFDVRIDAAQTATPLAQALAAVRSVAAGRVHLVLSAEGDQDRNTRRALAEVAESAADRVVLTLGNPRSENPDQILDDLLGGFHRPGKVQVEPDRKRAIETALAEARCGDAVLVAGKGRHAYQIFADRVVPFDDFAIARQWLSSRRGRASAWSQRSA, from the coding sequence ATGGCACGCTGGTTCGTCGATCGTCTGCCTCAGCGGGGAATCCCCTCGGTGAGCCTCAGACGGCTGCTCCCTGAGGCGCAATTCGTGGGATGTCCCGACTGGGAGGTCTCGGGCTGCACCGACGATCACCGACGGCTCGATCCGGGCCAGGTGTTCGTCGCGGTTCGAGCCCCCCGTTACGACGGCCACGGCTTCGTCCGCGAGGCGCTCGACCGGGGCGCGGCGGGCGTGGTGGTTGAACAGCCCTGCCCGGAAGCCGGAAGGCTTCAGGTGGTCGTCAACGACGCCCGGGCGGCCCACGCTCGGATCTGCCACGCACTGGCCGGCGATCCCTCCGAACGGCTCATCACGCTGGGCGTGACGGGCACGTACGGCAAGACGGTCACCAGCCTGATGGTGCGCTCGATCCTCAAGGCCGCCGGCCTGCGGTGCGGCCTCGTGGGGGGCAATGGCTGGTCCGACGGCGCGACCACGCGGCCGCTCGGCGGCAGCCTCGACCACGTCGGCCCGAACACCGCCGAACGAGGCGCCCGGCCCGGGTTCTGGCCGGGAGGCGCCGCCGGCCTGGCGTCGATCCTGTCGTACATGGTCGACCAGGAATGCGAGGCCGGCGTGATCGAGGTCGCCGCCGACGCGATCGACTCTCGATGCTTCGAGGGGGTCTCGTTCCAGGCGGCCGTCGCCACCGACCTGACTCTCCCGCTGGGCTTCCCGACCGAGGTCTCGCTCCGCAAGCGACGCGCGAAGGCCAAGCTGTTCCGCAAGATCGCCCCCGGCGGCGCGGCGGTGGTCAACGACGACGACCCGAACGCCGAGATCCTGGGCGCGCTCAACCTCGACGCCCGCCGCGTGAGCTTCGGCGTCAAGCGTCCCGGCCAGGTCGACGTCTCCGCCGCGATCGAGCGCATCGACTCGTCGGGCTCGCGGTTCATCCTCCAGGGCTTCGACCGCGCCGTGCCGATCAACCTCCAGCTCGTCGGCGAGCGGCACATCAGCCACGCGCTGGCCGCCGCGGCCCTGGCCTGGTCCCTGCACATCGACCGCGACGCCGTCGTGGCCGGCCTCGAAAACCTCGCCAACGTCGCCGGCCATCTCGAAGCCGTCGACGAGGGGCAAGACTTCGACGTCCGGATCGACGCCGCCCAGACGGCCACGCCGCTGGCTCAGGCCCTCGCCGCCGTCCGGTCGGTCGCCGCGGGACGGGTCCACCTCGTCCTGAGCGCCGAGGGCGACCAGGACCGCAACACCCGCCGGGCGCTCGCCGAGGTCGCTGAGTCGGCCGCCGACCGGGTCGTCCTGACCCTCGGCAACCCCCGCTCCGAAAACCCCGACCAGATCCTCGACGACCTCCTCGGCGGCTTCCATCGCCCGGGCAAGGTCCAGGTCGAGCCCGACCGCAAGCGGGCCATCGAGACCGCGCTGGCCGAGGCCCGATGCGGCGACGCCGTACTCGTCGCCGGCAAGGGACGGCACGCCTACCAGATCTTCGCCGACCGCGTCGTCCCGTTCGACGACTTCGCCATCGCCCGCCAGTGGCTCTCCAGCCGTCGCGGCCGCGCCTCGGCCTGGTCGCAGCGTTCCGCCTGA
- a CDS encoding FAD-dependent monooxygenase, producing MAESVDRIVDVLVVGAGPVGLSLACELRRQGVECVLVDDDDGPTPIRESRALGIHARTLEAFQRLGVADAMVAEGRRLNGLSVYNGLTRITGMRLAFDLDDTRYPFVLCLPQSRTERILIDRLSELGGGVTWGTRLASFTADDDGATAELKNASGQTSRIRARWLVGCDGSRSAVRHGLGLAFKGGDYEQRFLLADVRLDWSKPADEISVVLTPGGPLASFPLPEAGRWRLVDTTGLVEADSSDAIVARFRELVNRHAAPEATVDQPSWTSSFGIRRRVVDRFRSGRCFVAGDAAHLHSPAGGQGMNTGVQDAVNLAWKLALAVRGEASAGLLDSYDAERRPVALAVLRGTDLMTRVVTLHNPLARGLRNGLFRVLSRLGVVRRKASLELSELAVGYRDSPIVAKDAPGWFMALRQGGGTAFKAERAFRRGPRAGDRMPDPPIGTSDPATGRERRLSDVVFEGGLGGGHVLLVFQGTEPESGALEVEFLAEEFVSPRRVGRIRPILVEPKLPVEPSPAWKGQRLADPTNALHRRFGAVGACLYLIRPDGYIGYRGQPLDAFAFREYLKRIFR from the coding sequence ATGGCGGAGTCGGTTGATCGTATCGTGGATGTGCTCGTCGTCGGAGCGGGGCCCGTCGGCCTGAGCCTGGCCTGCGAGCTGCGTCGTCAGGGCGTCGAATGCGTCCTGGTGGACGATGACGACGGGCCGACGCCGATTCGCGAATCCCGGGCGCTGGGGATTCACGCCCGGACGCTGGAGGCGTTTCAGCGGCTCGGCGTGGCCGACGCGATGGTCGCCGAGGGGCGCCGTCTGAACGGGCTGAGCGTTTACAACGGCCTGACGCGGATCACCGGCATGCGGCTGGCCTTCGACCTCGACGACACGAGGTATCCGTTCGTGCTCTGCCTCCCGCAGTCGCGGACCGAGCGGATCTTGATCGATCGGCTTTCCGAACTGGGGGGCGGCGTGACCTGGGGGACCCGGCTGGCGTCGTTCACGGCCGACGACGACGGCGCGACGGCCGAGTTGAAGAACGCCTCGGGCCAGACGAGCCGGATCCGCGCCCGCTGGCTGGTCGGCTGCGACGGTTCCCGAAGCGCGGTCCGGCATGGGTTGGGGCTCGCCTTCAAGGGGGGCGATTACGAGCAACGCTTCTTGCTCGCCGACGTTCGGCTGGATTGGTCGAAGCCCGCCGACGAGATTTCGGTGGTGTTGACTCCGGGGGGGCCGCTCGCGAGCTTTCCGTTGCCCGAGGCCGGCCGCTGGCGGCTGGTCGACACGACCGGGCTGGTCGAGGCCGACTCCTCCGATGCGATCGTGGCCCGATTTCGAGAGCTGGTGAACCGCCATGCGGCTCCCGAGGCGACCGTCGATCAGCCGTCGTGGACGTCGTCGTTCGGCATCCGCCGGCGCGTGGTCGATCGGTTCCGGAGTGGACGATGCTTCGTGGCCGGCGATGCGGCTCACTTGCACAGCCCGGCGGGCGGGCAGGGGATGAACACTGGCGTTCAGGACGCCGTCAATCTCGCCTGGAAGCTCGCCCTGGCGGTTCGCGGCGAGGCGAGCGCGGGGCTCCTCGATTCGTACGACGCCGAGCGTCGGCCGGTGGCGCTGGCGGTGTTGCGAGGCACCGACCTGATGACCCGGGTCGTGACCCTGCACAATCCCCTGGCCCGGGGCCTTCGGAACGGTCTTTTCCGCGTGCTCTCTCGCCTCGGCGTCGTGCGTCGGAAGGCGTCGCTGGAGCTTTCCGAGCTGGCCGTCGGCTATCGCGACAGTCCGATCGTCGCCAAGGACGCTCCCGGCTGGTTCATGGCGCTCCGGCAAGGGGGAGGCACGGCGTTCAAGGCCGAGCGTGCGTTTCGACGCGGCCCTCGAGCCGGCGATCGCATGCCCGATCCCCCGATCGGGACGTCCGACCCGGCCACGGGGAGGGAGCGGCGGCTGTCGGACGTCGTCTTTGAGGGCGGCCTCGGCGGCGGGCACGTTTTGCTCGTCTTTCAGGGGACCGAGCCCGAATCCGGCGCGTTGGAGGTCGAATTCCTCGCCGAGGAGTTCGTGTCGCCGCGGCGGGTCGGTCGAATCCGGCCGATCCTGGTCGAGCCCAAGCTCCCGGTCGAGCCCTCGCCCGCCTGGAAAGGGCAACGGCTGGCCGATCCGACCAACGCGCTGCATCGCCGGTTCGGAGCGGTCGGGGCTTGTCTCTATCTGATCCGTCCCGACGGCTACATCGGCTATCGTGGTCAACCGCTCGATGCGTTCGCCTTCCGCGAGTATCTCAAGCGAATTTTCCGCTGA
- a CDS encoding DUF1559 domain-containing protein — MTRPRLYGRNRRRGFTLIELLVVIGIIAVLIALLLPAVQSAREAARRIQCVNNLKQIALAAHNYHDINNCFPAARPSSSPQYGHMVTLLPFLEQGVLTNAFNVSLPGGFADPGNQTVANTNLSVLLCPSNPNQQTIRLRKSSSTGKSYGAFITDANGKNMTGWVCDYWVNHAISAATIALLGRGATAPDPILKGTPPRMAMVTDGLSNTTLFLEHAGYDRHYVKGVGWPMPDTDLTLDQPGAWGAWLGWCAFQVQGYSNSPPPNNASTPSGTACAINCNNSQGVFGFHPAGANVAMGDGSVRMFSTTMTVANLMSMVSRNGGEIVQE; from the coding sequence ATGACTCGCCCTCGCCTATACGGCCGGAATCGCCGCCGCGGCTTCACGTTGATCGAACTGCTCGTCGTCATCGGCATCATCGCCGTCTTGATCGCGCTGCTCCTCCCTGCCGTGCAGTCGGCGCGCGAAGCCGCCCGAAGGATTCAGTGCGTCAACAACCTGAAGCAGATCGCCCTGGCGGCTCACAATTACCACGACATCAACAATTGTTTCCCTGCGGCGAGGCCGTCTTCTTCCCCGCAATACGGCCACATGGTCACGCTCCTGCCGTTCCTCGAGCAAGGCGTCCTCACCAATGCGTTCAACGTCTCGCTCCCAGGCGGCTTCGCCGACCCGGGGAACCAGACGGTGGCGAACACGAACCTGTCGGTCCTGCTGTGCCCGTCGAATCCCAACCAGCAGACCATCCGCCTGCGCAAATCCAGCTCGACCGGTAAGTCGTACGGGGCGTTCATCACCGACGCCAACGGCAAGAACATGACGGGCTGGGTCTGCGATTACTGGGTCAATCACGCCATCAGCGCGGCGACCATCGCCCTGCTGGGCCGCGGCGCCACCGCGCCCGACCCGATCCTCAAGGGCACCCCGCCGAGGATGGCGATGGTCACCGACGGCCTCTCGAACACCACGCTGTTCCTCGAGCACGCGGGCTACGACCGCCACTACGTCAAGGGCGTGGGCTGGCCGATGCCGGACACGGACCTCACGCTCGACCAGCCCGGCGCCTGGGGAGCGTGGCTGGGGTGGTGTGCGTTCCAGGTTCAGGGGTATTCCAACTCACCTCCGCCGAACAATGCGAGCACCCCCTCCGGGACCGCCTGCGCGATCAACTGCAACAACTCGCAGGGGGTCTTCGGCTTCCACCCGGCCGGGGCGAACGTCGCCATGGGCGACGGCAGCGTCCGGATGTTCTCTACGACCATGACGGTCGCCAACCTGATGTCCATGGTCAGCCGCAACGGCGGGGAGATCGTTCAGGAATGA
- a CDS encoding G8 domain-containing protein: MQIPRFPHFVFTLALVASCSSAWSAEPPLVRSARSGAWSAKETWDLGRVPKAGDRVVVRGGHHVEYDVVSEEVIRLVQIAGTLEFARDRNTRMDAGLITVTSSEEPSEDGFDCHATMTAMKDMPESARPALLVGRPGLPIPAEFSAVIRLHYVEGMDKVSCPAVVCCGGRMEFHGQPLQHTWLKIRQTADGGASSVYVDEWAGGWKQGDHVIVTSTRRQRDGRGVGGDFLAGAQTEERRITGLSAKDFTGGYAVRLDRPLAFSHFAEGNFRAEIANLTRNVVVESADPDGVRGHTMYHRNSAGSISYAEFRHLGKRDEKGRYSIHFHLAGETMRGSSVIGASIWDSHNRWITIHGTDALVVRDVVGYKSVGHGFFLESGTEINNILDHNLAALVLPGKPQKEQEVPFDPNRGAGFWWANSQNSFTRNVAAECAEYGYRFDVKKTKDYDPVRQIRQPDGTLAAKDVRVLPFVRFEDNEAHTMKFFCLNLRGVTRPDRGLDFYSQNESLAREAVEAMPEPGHPFWIRNFRGWEANWATHLGTTGVFIDGLDVFRSDVAIWRSIMDGSGFRRMTTKDMRVNDIHNPMSSGYVPTKEQADKGAFRGLSSFKDDMPPTTVITSAIREGNLVRVRGSVADTSDIKRVLVNGRDAASTRGSFAEWEAVLEAPSGAAIDVGAGAEDVHGHVEPRPHVIHVEASGISS, encoded by the coding sequence ATGCAGATTCCTCGGTTTCCCCACTTCGTCTTCACCCTGGCATTGGTCGCTTCGTGCTCGTCGGCCTGGTCCGCCGAGCCCCCCCTGGTCCGGTCGGCGAGATCCGGCGCGTGGTCCGCAAAGGAGACCTGGGATCTGGGTCGCGTCCCGAAGGCCGGCGACCGGGTCGTCGTCCGGGGCGGCCATCACGTCGAGTACGACGTCGTCTCCGAGGAGGTCATCCGCCTGGTCCAGATCGCGGGGACCCTGGAGTTCGCCAGGGATCGCAACACGCGTATGGACGCCGGGTTGATCACGGTCACGAGCTCTGAAGAGCCTTCGGAGGACGGCTTCGACTGCCACGCGACGATGACGGCCATGAAGGACATGCCCGAGTCCGCGCGCCCCGCGCTGCTGGTCGGTCGGCCCGGATTGCCGATCCCGGCCGAGTTCTCGGCCGTCATCCGCCTGCACTACGTCGAGGGGATGGACAAAGTCTCGTGCCCGGCGGTCGTCTGCTGCGGCGGGCGGATGGAGTTCCACGGCCAGCCGCTCCAGCACACATGGCTGAAGATCCGGCAGACGGCCGACGGCGGGGCGTCTTCCGTCTATGTCGACGAATGGGCCGGCGGCTGGAAGCAGGGGGACCACGTCATCGTCACCAGCACGCGACGTCAACGCGATGGGCGCGGCGTGGGCGGCGACTTCCTGGCGGGGGCGCAGACGGAGGAGCGTCGGATCACCGGGCTCTCTGCAAAGGACTTCACCGGCGGCTACGCGGTCAGGCTCGACCGTCCGCTCGCGTTCTCCCACTTCGCCGAGGGGAACTTCCGCGCCGAGATCGCCAACCTCACGCGCAACGTCGTCGTGGAGTCGGCCGATCCCGACGGCGTGCGCGGGCACACCATGTACCACCGGAACTCGGCCGGCTCGATCAGCTACGCCGAGTTTCGTCACCTCGGCAAGAGAGACGAGAAGGGGCGATACAGCATCCACTTCCACCTGGCCGGCGAAACCATGCGGGGCAGCTCGGTGATCGGGGCCTCGATCTGGGACAGCCACAACCGCTGGATCACCATCCACGGCACCGACGCCTTGGTGGTGCGCGACGTCGTCGGCTACAAGAGCGTCGGCCACGGCTTCTTCCTTGAGAGCGGGACCGAGATCAACAACATCCTCGACCACAACCTCGCGGCGCTCGTCCTGCCGGGCAAGCCGCAGAAGGAGCAGGAGGTTCCCTTCGACCCCAATCGGGGCGCCGGGTTCTGGTGGGCGAACAGCCAGAACAGCTTCACCCGCAACGTGGCCGCCGAGTGCGCCGAGTACGGCTACAGGTTCGACGTGAAGAAGACGAAGGACTACGACCCGGTCCGCCAGATCCGCCAGCCCGACGGGACCCTCGCGGCGAAGGACGTCCGCGTCCTGCCGTTCGTCCGGTTCGAGGACAACGAAGCCCACACGATGAAATTCTTCTGCCTGAACCTGCGGGGGGTGACGCGACCGGACCGGGGCCTGGACTTCTACAGCCAGAACGAGAGCCTGGCGCGCGAGGCGGTCGAGGCCATGCCCGAGCCCGGCCACCCGTTCTGGATCCGAAACTTCCGCGGCTGGGAGGCTAACTGGGCGACTCACCTGGGCACGACCGGGGTGTTCATCGACGGTCTGGACGTCTTCCGCTCTGACGTGGCGATCTGGCGCTCCATCATGGACGGCTCCGGATTCCGCCGGATGACCACCAAGGACATGCGCGTCAACGACATCCATAACCCGATGAGTTCGGGCTACGTGCCCACGAAGGAGCAGGCAGACAAGGGCGCGTTCCGTGGCCTCTCCAGCTTCAAGGACGATATGCCGCCGACCACGGTGATCACGTCGGCCATACGGGAGGGTAACCTCGTCCGCGTCCGCGGCTCGGTCGCCGACACGAGCGACATCAAGCGGGTGCTGGTCAACGGCCGGGATGCGGCCTCCACGCGAGGGAGCTTCGCCGAGTGGGAGGCGGTCCTCGAGGCACCCTCCGGCGCGGCGATCGACGTCGGCGCGGGCGCCGAGGACGTCCACGGCCACGTCGAGCCGAGACCTCACGTGATTCATGTTGAGGCTTCAGGGATTTCGAGCTGA
- a CDS encoding glycosyltransferase family 87 protein: protein MDTPDAGADLDRSSRLRRDQVDGDAVAAAASRRFQPWLLGLLGVLMVVFSAPPLVNVVRGWPNKDYGLWYQVGAALRQGYDIYPDPTSGRLFPFMYPPSAAALLGYVSFVGESGTIALLTLAHSIAWLGAIVLSVRLATGGKASGRNPLLYVVPSLCIVALIHNSYMLGQPNMALLTLLLAAFYCLQKGRDGWAGALVATSAAIKAFPILALGYFIYRRKWRASAATVAALAAWLLIVPLPFRTPAQAVRDVKVWTGGMLFTYNSQGIAQRPFRSYSYKNQSIMALAHRFLRDVPADGEAVLSRRTNNFRKERAQMGLHADGSIDLTTILTAPARPANLDKLFEGSADDLKKAWRVNVASLDFRTVTLVTLSAMLGLSLLVVVAMPPARRRTARTDALEFALITLLIVMFSPLSFNYAFVWLIYPITVALNEVLEHPAPAGRRRTLQRAWLATILLIPALAIPMPLYAQAWGNLFVPALLLVLSLGWTLLRVSRDEIDQHGETSLQRHAKPHAAGAGASALSSQAG from the coding sequence ATGGACACGCCCGACGCGGGAGCCGACCTTGACCGTTCCAGCCGCCTCCGCCGCGACCAGGTCGACGGCGATGCGGTCGCCGCCGCCGCGTCGCGACGCTTTCAGCCCTGGCTGCTGGGTCTGCTGGGCGTCTTGATGGTCGTCTTCTCGGCCCCTCCCCTCGTCAACGTGGTCCGGGGCTGGCCGAACAAGGATTACGGCCTCTGGTATCAGGTGGGCGCGGCGCTGCGGCAGGGGTACGACATCTACCCCGATCCGACATCCGGCCGGCTCTTTCCGTTCATGTATCCGCCGTCGGCCGCGGCGCTGCTGGGCTACGTTAGCTTCGTGGGCGAGTCCGGCACGATCGCCTTGCTGACGCTCGCGCATTCGATCGCCTGGCTGGGGGCGATCGTCCTCTCGGTCCGGTTGGCGACCGGCGGCAAGGCGTCGGGCCGCAACCCCCTGCTCTACGTCGTTCCCTCGCTCTGCATCGTCGCCTTGATCCACAACTCGTACATGCTCGGCCAGCCGAACATGGCGCTTCTGACGCTGCTGCTGGCCGCCTTCTATTGCCTCCAGAAGGGTCGCGACGGCTGGGCCGGCGCGCTCGTGGCGACGAGCGCGGCGATCAAGGCGTTTCCGATCCTGGCGCTGGGGTACTTCATTTATCGCCGCAAGTGGCGGGCCTCGGCGGCCACCGTGGCGGCCCTCGCCGCGTGGCTCCTGATCGTCCCGTTGCCGTTCCGCACGCCGGCCCAGGCCGTCCGCGACGTCAAGGTCTGGACCGGCGGCATGCTTTTCACCTACAACTCGCAGGGCATCGCGCAGCGGCCGTTCCGGTCGTACAGCTACAAGAACCAGTCGATCATGGCCTTGGCCCATCGGTTCCTCCGCGACGTTCCGGCCGACGGCGAGGCGGTCCTCTCGCGGCGCACGAACAACTTCCGCAAGGAGCGGGCGCAGATGGGCCTGCACGCCGACGGCTCGATCGACCTGACCACGATCCTCACCGCCCCGGCCCGCCCCGCCAATCTCGACAAGCTCTTCGAGGGCTCCGCCGACGACCTGAAGAAGGCCTGGCGGGTCAACGTGGCGTCGCTGGACTTCCGGACCGTCACGCTGGTGACGCTCTCGGCGATGCTCGGCCTCTCGCTGCTCGTCGTCGTCGCCATGCCCCCGGCCCGCCGCCGCACCGCGCGGACCGACGCCCTGGAATTCGCGCTCATCACGCTCTTGATCGTGATGTTCTCGCCGCTTTCGTTCAACTACGCCTTCGTCTGGCTGATCTACCCGATCACCGTCGCCCTGAACGAGGTGCTCGAACACCCCGCCCCCGCCGGCCGCCGCCGCACGCTCCAGCGAGCCTGGCTCGCCACGATCCTCCTGATCCCCGCCCTCGCGATCCCCATGCCCCTGTACGCTCAGGCCTGGGGCAACCTGTTCGTCCCCGCCCTGCTCCTGGTCCTCTCGCTGGGCTGGACGCTGCTTCGCGTGAGCCGGGACGAGATCGATCAGCACGGCGAGACGTCCCTCCAGCGTCATGCCAAGCCCCACGCCGCCGGCGCCGGCGCATCGGCCCTTTCGTCGCAAGCCGGCTGA